Proteins found in one Lonchura striata isolate bLonStr1 chromosome 27, bLonStr1.mat, whole genome shotgun sequence genomic segment:
- the LOC144247543 gene encoding LOW QUALITY PROTEIN: uncharacterized protein LOC144247543 (The sequence of the model RefSeq protein was modified relative to this genomic sequence to represent the inferred CDS: inserted 2 bases in 1 codon), with the protein MEQELRMESMEDKSPWQNLVEEAVLSSSTAQEPDREKTSQRSRMRTGCKCRFWGFKGERRTLGQGGAQRSNQNSKLGFPEQLHDGEKPHKCLECGKNFRMRSEQIKHQRIRTGERPYECGEYGKGFSHSSNLIRHQRMHTGERPYKCSKCGKGFTRRSHLLVHYPSHTEERPFCCPDYGKGFRNNSHLVRHQRTHTGEXPYECGGCGKSFIQRSNLIVHQRIHTGERPYECPQCGKRFSQSSHLIHQQRHR; encoded by the exons ATGG agcaggagctgaggatggagagcaTGGAGGACAAATCCCCATGGCAGAACCTGGTGGAAGAGGCCgttttgagcagctccacagcgCAGGAACCCGACAGGGAGAAAACGTCCCAGAGATCCCGCATGAGGACGGGCTGCAAATGTAGATTTTGGGGATTTAAGGGGGAAAGACGCACCCTGGGCCAGGGAGGTGCCCAGAGATCGAACCAGAACTCCAAGCTGGGgttccctgagcagctccatgatggggagaagccccacaagtgcttggagtgtgggaagaacTTCAGGATGAGGTCCGAGCAGATCAAGCACCAGAGGATCcgcactggggagaggccctacgagtgtggggagtatgggaagggcttcagccaCAGCTCCAACCTGATCAGGCACCAGAGGAtgcacactggggaacggccctacaaGTGTTCCaagtgtgggaaggggtttACGAGGAGATCCCATCTCCTCGTGCACTATCCGAGTCACACAGAAGAGAgacccttctgctgccctgactatgggaagggattcaggaaCAACTCACACCTTGTCAGGCACCAGAGGACTCACacgggaga gccctatgagtgtggggggtgtgggaagagcttcatcCAGAGGTCCAACCTGATCGttcaccagaggatccacactggggagaggccctatgagtgtccccagtgtgggaaaaGATTCTCACAGAGCTCTCACCTGATACACCAACAGAGGCACCGGTAA